In Psychrobacter ciconiae, the following are encoded in one genomic region:
- a CDS encoding DUF4385 domain-containing protein, which yields MAEFDYELDYKTLDLRAQPELYRVGRGEQGVLLVEPYKSEILPHWRFATPEIAQKSSDTIYQMFLDYLAAGDFVGADMARKFLQMGFTRARRYANHKGGKKYKGAVPADKKGQSGAHGREELPRQVEDPIKAESARIFKEKWDLCRENSDYKSQMAAHKQRYESAK from the coding sequence ATGGCGGAATTTGATTACGAGTTAGACTACAAAACGCTTGATTTGCGAGCGCAACCTGAGCTTTACCGCGTCGGTCGCGGTGAGCAAGGCGTACTTTTGGTTGAGCCGTATAAATCGGAAATTCTGCCACATTGGCGCTTTGCTACGCCTGAGATTGCCCAAAAAAGCAGCGACACCATTTATCAGATGTTTTTGGATTATTTGGCAGCGGGCGACTTTGTTGGTGCGGATATGGCGCGCAAGTTTTTGCAAATGGGCTTTACCCGAGCGCGCCGCTACGCCAATCATAAAGGCGGCAAAAAATATAAAGGCGCTGTCCCTGCCGATAAAAAAGGTCAAAGCGGCGCTCATGGTCGCGAGGAGCTACCACGGCAGGTTGAAGACCCCATCAAAGCCGAATCAGCGCGGATTTTTAAAGAAAAATGGGACTTGTGCCGAGAAAACAGCGATTACAAGTCGCAAATGGCCGCGCATAAACAGCGCTATGAAAGCGCCAAGTAA
- a CDS encoding phosphoglycolate phosphatase has protein sequence MQQKQLLMFDFDGTLIDSVADLTAAVNVMMQQLDREPYPIEVIKTWIGNGASMLVKRALSGDIQVDDSLPESEIQEAERLFLAAYEALDCSQTIAYPDVTSGLNQLHHAGFTLALVTNKPIRFVPKIINHFGWAPLFSNLIGGDSLPQKKPDAAPLLHTCQMLNFDPKNAVMIGDSINDILAGKNAGIDTIGLSYGYNYGQDIRDCNPSFAFDDFSELTAFLLQQNNKDCLTT, from the coding sequence GTGCAACAAAAACAATTACTCATGTTTGACTTTGATGGCACGCTGATTGATAGCGTTGCCGATTTGACCGCTGCGGTTAACGTTATGATGCAGCAATTAGACCGCGAGCCCTATCCGATTGAGGTGATTAAAACTTGGATTGGTAATGGCGCGTCAATGCTGGTAAAACGGGCACTGTCAGGCGACATTCAAGTTGATGATTCGCTCCCAGAATCTGAAATCCAAGAAGCCGAGCGCTTATTTTTAGCCGCTTATGAGGCACTTGATTGCTCACAAACCATTGCTTATCCCGATGTCACCTCCGGACTCAATCAGCTGCATCACGCCGGATTTACCTTAGCACTGGTCACCAATAAACCCATTCGCTTTGTTCCCAAAATTATCAATCATTTTGGCTGGGCGCCGCTGTTTTCAAATCTCATTGGTGGTGACAGCTTGCCGCAAAAAAAGCCGGACGCTGCGCCTTTGTTACACACTTGCCAAATGCTAAATTTTGACCCAAAAAACGCAGTCATGATTGGCGATTCAATCAACGATATTTTGGCCGGAAAAAACGCCGGAATCGACACCATTGGGCTGTCTTATGGCTACAACTATGGTCAAGATATTAGAGATTGCAACCCTAGTTTTGCCTTTGATGACTTCTCTGAGCTGACTGCTTTTTTATTGCAACAAAATAATAAGGACTGTTTAACAACTTAA
- the hisH gene encoding imidazole glycerol phosphate synthase subunit HisH: MKIALLDYGMGNLHSAAKALASVGADVSITADPKVVAAADKIVFPGVGAMRDCMLGMQDAGIDEVIQSAVFNKPVMAICVGMQALFESSAENGGTPCLGILKGSVNAFDNPLFDANGEVLKVPHMGWNTINQMATEHPLWKNIAEDSYFYFVHSYYCAPKEASVVAAICDYGKPFCASLIKDNLFATQFHPEKSHTAGLQLLKNFVEWKI; encoded by the coding sequence ATGAAGATAGCACTGCTCGATTATGGAATGGGAAATCTGCACTCGGCGGCAAAGGCGCTGGCGAGTGTTGGGGCAGACGTGAGTATCACTGCTGACCCCAAAGTGGTGGCGGCGGCGGATAAAATCGTCTTTCCGGGCGTTGGCGCAATGCGCGACTGTATGCTTGGTATGCAGGATGCTGGCATCGATGAGGTGATTCAATCGGCAGTTTTTAACAAGCCTGTGATGGCAATTTGCGTGGGAATGCAGGCGCTGTTTGAGTCGTCGGCGGAAAATGGCGGAACGCCGTGCTTAGGGATTTTAAAAGGGTCGGTCAACGCCTTTGATAACCCATTATTTGATGCCAATGGCGAGGTGTTAAAAGTCCCGCATATGGGCTGGAACACCATCAATCAGATGGCAACCGAGCACCCACTTTGGAAAAATATTGCTGAGGACTCGTATTTTTATTTTGTCCATAGCTATTACTGCGCGCCAAAAGAGGCGTCGGTGGTGGCGGCCATTTGCGATTATGGTAAGCCGTTTTGCGCAAGCCTCATTAAAGACAACTTATTTGCTACCCAATTTCATCCCGAAAAAAGCCATACTGCAGGGCTGCAATTGCTCAAAAACTTTGTAGAGTGGAAGATTTAA
- a CDS encoding Fe3+ hydroxamate ABC transporter substrate-binding protein encodes MIKRPLYCANCGREVSDGETIFAKMTAPKNIVMVEIKAYLKKNSIIFCEACFKNESAKL; translated from the coding sequence ATGATTAAGCGCCCATTATACTGCGCCAATTGCGGCCGCGAAGTGAGTGACGGCGAGACCATTTTTGCCAAAATGACCGCGCCAAAAAATATCGTGATGGTCGAAATCAAAGCCTACTTAAAAAAGAACAGCATCATTTTTTGTGAAGCTTGCTTTAAAAACGAGTCAGCAAAACTTTAA
- the hemN gene encoding oxygen-independent coproporphyrinogen III oxidase: protein MIEGSLGSKKLPKFDEALIQKYNRSGPRYTSYPTALEFAPIPDGVEVKILNQRETAAPLSLYFHIPFCRHLCYYCACNKIITKKNSDSGDYLQYLMSEITAKHKLLANAANQYKPFVKQLHFGGGTPTFLQDEELVQLWQFLQDKFEFAPENEGDYSIEIDPRELGENTLATLRNLGFNRISLGVQDLDNQVQIAVNRVHDSELIANILTEARELGFHSINLDLIYGLPHQTPESFAKTVEQILAMSPDRLSVFNYAHLPERFKAQRQIKDEDLPTPSEKLAILGNTINTLTDAGYQYIGIDHFAKPDDELAIAQREGKLHRNFQGYTIMSDCDLVGFGVSAISQISNATSRYMLQNATDLQDYENSVLAAKNNPAKLTAVKYIKTSIKDRLREYVIMNLLCHDYLDFKDVNQKFGIDAVTYFIDEIKQLGQMQADKLIDMDAAGIRILPKGRLLGRNVAMVFDEYLGKKHQNRFSKVI, encoded by the coding sequence ATGATTGAGGGCAGCCTTGGCAGCAAAAAACTGCCCAAATTTGACGAAGCCCTTATTCAAAAATACAACCGCTCGGGACCAAGGTACACCTCCTACCCGACCGCGCTTGAATTTGCGCCGATTCCTGACGGGGTGGAAGTCAAAATCTTAAATCAGCGCGAAACTGCGGCGCCATTATCGCTTTATTTTCATATTCCCTTTTGTCGCCACCTTTGCTATTACTGCGCTTGCAATAAAATCATCACCAAAAAAAATAGCGACTCAGGTGATTATTTACAGTATTTAATGAGCGAGATTACCGCCAAACATAAGCTGCTTGCCAACGCGGCAAATCAATATAAGCCGTTTGTGAAACAGCTGCATTTTGGTGGTGGCACGCCTACGTTTTTACAAGATGAGGAGTTGGTTCAGCTTTGGCAGTTTTTACAAGATAAGTTTGAATTTGCGCCAGAAAATGAGGGCGATTATTCCATCGAAATTGACCCGCGCGAGCTTGGTGAAAATACGCTAGCTACCTTGCGAAATCTTGGCTTTAACCGAATCAGCTTGGGCGTTCAAGATTTGGACAATCAAGTTCAAATTGCGGTCAATCGCGTTCATGATAGCGAATTAATTGCCAATATTTTGACCGAAGCTCGCGAATTGGGCTTTCATTCCATCAATTTAGATTTGATTTATGGCTTGCCGCACCAAACGCCTGAAAGCTTTGCCAAAACCGTTGAACAAATCCTTGCTATGAGCCCTGACCGCTTATCGGTGTTTAATTACGCCCATTTACCCGAGCGCTTTAAAGCTCAGCGGCAAATTAAAGACGAGGATTTGCCAACCCCAAGCGAAAAGCTTGCCATTTTAGGTAATACTATCAATACCTTAACCGATGCCGGTTATCAATATATTGGTATTGACCACTTTGCAAAACCTGACGATGAATTGGCAATTGCTCAGCGCGAAGGTAAACTGCACCGCAATTTTCAAGGCTATACCATCATGAGCGATTGCGATTTGGTCGGTTTTGGGGTGTCGGCAATCAGCCAAATCAGCAACGCCACCAGCCGTTATATGTTGCAAAACGCCACCGATTTACAAGATTATGAAAATAGCGTATTGGCAGCAAAAAACAATCCGGCGAAACTTACCGCGGTTAAATATATCAAAACGTCAATTAAAGACCGTCTTCGCGAGTACGTCATTATGAACTTACTTTGCCATGATTATCTTGATTTTAAAGACGTCAATCAAAAATTTGGCATCGATGCGGTCACATATTTTATCGATGAAATCAAGCAGCTTGGACAAATGCAAGCGGATAAACTGATTGATATGGACGCCGCTGGCATCCGAATTTTGCCCAAAGGTCGCCTGCTTGGTCGCAATGTGGCGATGGTGTTTGATGAGTATTTGGGCAAAAAACATCAAAATCGCTTTTCAAAGGTGATTTAG
- the hisB gene encoding imidazoleglycerol-phosphate dehydratase HisB gives MTANLTDDNLQALANRPDRTATVERNTAETQVTCTVNLDGTGQGVIDTGVPFLDHMIDQIKRHGLFDIDIKCTGDTYIDDHHSVEDTGITLGQAFAKAIGDKKGIRRYGHFYAPLDEALTRAVVDISGRPGLHMDIPFTRSHVGTFDVDLFSEFFYGFVNHAWMTVHLDNLKGKNSHHQIECTFKAFARALRMACEYDPRALDTLPSTKEAL, from the coding sequence ATGACCGCCAATTTGACTGATGACAACCTTCAAGCCCTTGCCAATCGCCCCGACCGCACCGCCACCGTTGAGCGCAACACTGCTGAAACGCAAGTGACCTGCACGGTCAACCTTGATGGCACTGGTCAAGGCGTGATTGATACCGGCGTGCCATTTTTAGACCATATGATTGACCAAATCAAGCGTCACGGGCTTTTCGACATTGACATTAAATGCACGGGCGACACCTATATCGACGACCACCACAGCGTTGAAGACACTGGAATCACCCTTGGGCAAGCGTTTGCCAAAGCCATTGGTGATAAAAAAGGCATCCGCCGCTACGGTCATTTTTACGCGCCGCTTGATGAGGCGTTGACCCGAGCGGTGGTGGACATTTCAGGTCGCCCTGGGCTGCACATGGACATTCCGTTTACCCGCTCGCACGTTGGCACGTTTGATGTCGATTTATTTAGCGAGTTTTTTTACGGCTTTGTCAATCACGCTTGGATGACGGTGCATTTGGACAATTTAAAAGGCAAAAACAGCCACCACCAAATCGAATGTACCTTTAAAGCGTTTGCCCGAGCGCTGCGCATGGCGTGCGAGTACGACCCGCGAGCGCTTGACACCTTGCCATCAACCAAAGAGGCTTTATGA
- a CDS encoding YifB family Mg chelatase-like AAA ATPase, translating into MSFAQVFTRSVVGLHAPEVVIEVHLSQGLPALTIVGLPAAAVKESKDRVRSAILTSGFQFPNRRLTINLAPADLPKDGARLDLPIAIGILAASGQIDAETLSNFEFIGELALNGDLRPVSGSLAVARAMMTAKSKVKQLIVPNDNGKEAARVEGVTVLAAPNLKAVCAHLQSLSKTAAATIHAEPLAVVQPDFSQNQAQYLVDLADVKGQHHARRALEIAAAGGHSLLFTGPPGSGKTLMAERLPTILPELSSEEALEVASTYSVADSDYHFGTRPFRQVHHTISAVALVGGGSKPRPGEITLANKGVLFLDELPEFERSVLEVLRQPLEAKQITISRASSQLTFPANFQLIAAMNPCPCGFDGDPSGRCRCRPEQVKRYQDKLSGPLLDRIDLHITVPALPISDLQNAQAGEASSDVRLRVSQAYHRQLSRQNKANNELTPSDLDKFAVLGATEQQLLQVAQAKLNLSARSYHRILRVARTIADLAGSDTIDSRHLSEALSYRSKA; encoded by the coding sequence ATGTCATTTGCGCAAGTGTTTACGCGCTCGGTGGTTGGGCTTCATGCGCCGGAGGTAGTGATTGAGGTTCATTTATCGCAAGGACTGCCGGCGCTGACCATTGTTGGCTTGCCTGCTGCTGCCGTCAAAGAAAGTAAAGACCGCGTTCGCTCAGCGATTTTGACCTCAGGATTTCAGTTTCCTAATCGCCGATTAACGATTAATCTTGCCCCTGCCGATTTGCCCAAAGACGGCGCTCGCCTTGATTTGCCCATTGCTATCGGTATTTTGGCAGCGAGCGGTCAAATTGACGCTGAAACGCTAAGTAATTTTGAATTTATCGGCGAGCTTGCCTTAAATGGCGATTTGCGACCGGTTTCAGGAAGCCTTGCCGTTGCTCGCGCCATGATGACTGCAAAATCAAAGGTCAAGCAGCTGATTGTTCCTAATGACAACGGTAAGGAAGCGGCTCGCGTCGAGGGCGTCACCGTCCTTGCCGCGCCTAATCTCAAAGCTGTTTGCGCGCATTTACAAAGCTTAAGTAAAACCGCAGCCGCAACGATTCACGCTGAGCCTTTAGCGGTCGTTCAGCCGGATTTTAGCCAAAATCAAGCTCAATATTTGGTCGATTTAGCGGATGTTAAAGGTCAACATCATGCCCGCCGCGCCCTTGAAATTGCCGCAGCCGGCGGTCACTCCTTATTATTTACAGGACCACCAGGGTCAGGCAAAACCTTGATGGCGGAGCGCTTGCCAACGATTTTGCCGGAGCTTAGCAGCGAGGAAGCGCTTGAGGTGGCGAGTACCTATTCGGTTGCTGACAGCGATTATCACTTTGGAACGCGCCCCTTTCGTCAAGTTCATCATACGATTTCGGCAGTGGCTTTGGTTGGCGGCGGTTCAAAACCAAGACCGGGAGAGATTACCCTTGCCAATAAAGGCGTGTTGTTTCTAGACGAGCTGCCCGAATTTGAGCGTAGCGTTTTGGAAGTGTTGCGGCAACCGTTAGAAGCCAAACAAATCACCATCAGTCGCGCCAGCTCCCAATTGACGTTTCCGGCAAATTTTCAGCTGATTGCCGCAATGAATCCCTGTCCTTGCGGCTTTGATGGCGACCCGTCCGGTCGTTGCCGCTGCCGCCCTGAGCAGGTCAAGCGCTATCAGGATAAGTTATCGGGACCGCTGCTTGACCGAATTGACTTGCACATTACCGTTCCGGCACTTCCTATCAGTGATTTGCAAAACGCGCAAGCCGGTGAAGCCTCCTCTGACGTTCGTTTGCGGGTAAGTCAAGCTTATCATCGGCAACTTTCACGGCAAAATAAAGCCAATAATGAGCTGACCCCAAGCGATTTGGACAAGTTTGCCGTTCTTGGCGCAACTGAGCAGCAGTTATTGCAAGTCGCTCAAGCCAAGCTTAATTTATCCGCTCGCAGTTATCACCGGATTTTACGAGTGGCGCGAACCATTGCTGATTTGGCAGGTAGCGACACTATCGATAGCCGCCATTTATCCGAGGCGCTTAGTTATCGCAGTAAAGCTTAA